The following proteins are co-located in the Telopea speciosissima isolate NSW1024214 ecotype Mountain lineage chromosome 9, Tspe_v1, whole genome shotgun sequence genome:
- the LOC122640680 gene encoding dehydrogenase/reductase SDR family member FEY-like: MMERWGWVRTLWEMVKEIFCQKLLTYHLPPSSHLLPNNLSGLSVIVTGATSGIGLQTAWELAKAGAHVIMACRNTKAANNIVCQWKKDAHNSRILDVEVMELDLLSLSSVQQFATDWEKRAEPLHILINNAGIYLMGEPQRVSDEGLEQHIQVNHIAPALLTLLLLPSLLRAPTSRIINVNSVVHHCAVVEPKYWNSRIEEHKFSSFKAYGASKLAHLMFLKILANKLLEQRKTSIKCLAVHPGVVTTNLVPGFQKKAFWMFDPAEGARSVLFCATSDDVVCNLVKGFGYYSCNCKPARISPHVADTDSCLEVWQKTMEILKLNMNYVSHVIANIQ, from the exons atgatggaGAGATGGGGATGGGTAAGGACCTTGTGGGAGATGGTGAAGGAGATATTTTGCCAAAAGCTCCTAACTTATCATCTCCCtccttcttctcatcttctaCCCAACAACTTGTCTGGTCTCTCTGTTATTGTCACCGGTGCAACAAGTGGTATTGGACTTCAGACAGCATG GGAACTTGCCAAGGCAGGGGCTCATGTCATCATGGCTTGCAGAAACACCAAAGCTGCAAACAATATTGTATGTCAGTGGAAAAAAGATGCACATAATAGCAGAATTCTTGATGTGGAG GTGATGGAGTTGgatcttctttccctctcttcaGTCCAGCAATTTGCGACGGATTGGGAGAAACGTGCAGAACCCTTACATATCTTAATCAACAACGCCGGCATCTACCTCATGGGAG AACCACAAAGAGTTTCTGATGAAGGGCTTGAGCAACACATTCAAGTGAACCACATCGCGCCGGCTCTACTGACTCTCCTCCTCTTACCGTCCCTACTCAGAGCGCCGACTTCTCGAATTATCAATGTTAATTCTGTG GTTCATCATTGTGCAGTAGTGGAGCCCAAATATTGGAATAGCAGGATTGAAGAACATAAATTCAGCAGCTTCAAAGCCTATGGGGCCAGCAAACTAGCTCAT CTTATGTTTCTTAAGATCTTAGCCAACAAGCTTCTAGAGCAAAGGAAGACTTCCATTAAATGCCTAGCTGTACATCCAGGAGTTGTCACCACCAACTTG GTTCCAGGTTTTCAGAAAAAAGCATTTTGGATGTTTGATCCTGCTGAAG GGGCTAGAAGTGTTCTCTTCTGTGCAACAAGTGATGATGTGGTGTGCAATCTGGTCAAGGGTTTTGGATATTACTCTTGTAACTGTAAGCCAGCTAGAATTTCACCCCATGTAGCTGATACGGATTCATGCTTGGAGGTTTGGCAGAAAACAATGGAGATATTGAAATTAAACATGAATTATGTATCTCATGTAATAGCAAACATACAATAa